A genomic window from Methanovulcanius yangii includes:
- a CDS encoding CheF family chemotaxis protein, with protein sequence MKTLPAKIDNNGSWVAANIQIDEKVIHLPEPLTTDIPLKSIDDLQQRKNILELSVKGKEGPSYRIASVPKALTILKKVILMGCSGYRLMAYFMSPAIKGGVMVKDATWEKGAIVVLKSRIWFVGQNSQICLPIMDVSAIEKTTRDVQGKKTEVVKIDHVETGEVTTSFVLCPPTTLEVLFNYLADATKDISMDQELDPVSAQVAMLVYSGMDTHAIENMLDKSNPEIEAIYDKMMKLGMVEVVLTRREVKLTTKGVRFVTEAVKPPEI encoded by the coding sequence ATGAAAACGTTACCTGCCAAAATAGACAACAACGGGTCATGGGTAGCCGCGAATATTCAAATTGATGAGAAAGTGATTCATCTCCCTGAACCGCTCACGACCGATATTCCCCTCAAATCCATTGATGACCTCCAGCAGAGAAAAAACATTCTCGAGCTCTCGGTGAAAGGGAAGGAAGGCCCGTCATACAGGATCGCATCCGTTCCCAAGGCACTCACCATCCTGAAAAAAGTCATACTGATGGGATGTTCCGGATATCGTCTGATGGCCTACTTCATGTCCCCGGCGATAAAGGGCGGGGTGATGGTTAAGGACGCCACATGGGAAAAAGGCGCTATCGTCGTCCTTAAATCAAGGATCTGGTTTGTGGGACAGAATTCCCAGATTTGTCTGCCCATCATGGATGTCTCGGCCATTGAAAAAACGACGAGGGATGTCCAGGGAAAAAAGACGGAAGTCGTAAAGATCGATCATGTCGAAACCGGCGAAGTGACGACAAGTTTCGTTCTCTGTCCGCCGACAACCCTTGAGGTGCTGTTCAATTACCTGGCTGACGCAACGAAGGATATCTCGATGGATCAGGAGTTAGACCCGGTATCAGCCCAGGTTGCAATGCTGGTCTACAGCGGAATGGACACACATGCAATAGAAAATATGCTGGACAAATCCAATCCTGAAATTGAAGCAATATACGACAAAATGATGAAACTTGGCATGGTGGAAGTTGTACTCACAAGAAGAGAAGTGAAGCTTACGACAAAAGGAGTACGATTTGTTACCGAGGCGGTAAAACCACCAGAGATTTAA
- the flaJ gene encoding archaellar assembly protein FlaJ, with the protein MLESLSSSLRERSGGKLPFEDLAGDIRGRLDQIFENKRMGADLLFMITYMASIITSDVSRPEIFAFTAERKEYVTSKYIGKVERFVKRWNYNYAKALELVAERTKNAMLSSMLTRYGNSISSGVPDDEFIRLELSTVRSVYRNHFEQGIEMLKKWGDAYIALMLSSTIVSIIIMVSVAIYAPTDLDSTLNSSYLLIIGIGLFGIITMYRSIPGDQKCHDNPTKGSYEQQTIKKLERIILPILGISIIIMFILGFNFGVIFLVIAILLAPLGIFGFIDDSNIIHRDEDFTTFIRSLGTIMGGKGLTVTTAMGEIDRKSLPVLSEFIDAAYSKLNLGLDDDMVWVRFINDSGSNLIYKYLNIFRDSVKLGGNPAEIAKVVSSSMLEQTLLREKREMLATGFIVLLIPMHVAMIAIFVFLFQILISMSHAVTSVMESFSASSGALSDSSANVGSSMSGMMNIFVNFPEEKMGFYITMVIIIITIANIIAGKIVKGGDNYMYYAFGSLLFALSGIVYIVTPFVVDMFFTIPTI; encoded by the coding sequence ATGTTAGAGTCGCTTTCTTCATCCCTACGGGAACGTTCCGGCGGAAAACTTCCATTCGAAGACCTGGCCGGCGACATTCGTGGTCGCCTGGACCAGATTTTTGAAAATAAAAGAATGGGAGCGGACCTTCTCTTCATGATCACCTATATGGCCTCTATCATCACCTCGGATGTATCAAGACCGGAGATCTTTGCATTCACTGCCGAGCGCAAGGAGTATGTCACCTCCAAATACATCGGGAAGGTCGAGCGGTTCGTTAAAAGATGGAATTATAATTACGCCAAGGCTCTCGAACTGGTTGCAGAACGGACGAAGAACGCAATGCTCAGCAGTATGCTGACCCGATACGGCAATTCCATCAGTTCCGGTGTCCCCGACGATGAATTCATTCGCCTCGAACTCTCGACCGTCCGCAGTGTCTACCGCAACCATTTCGAACAGGGAATCGAGATGCTGAAAAAATGGGGTGATGCGTACATCGCCCTGATGCTCTCCAGTACCATCGTCAGTATCATCATCATGGTATCGGTGGCGATCTATGCACCAACCGATCTCGATTCCACCCTGAATTCATCCTATCTCCTCATCATAGGCATTGGACTCTTCGGCATCATCACCATGTATCGATCAATCCCGGGAGATCAGAAATGCCACGATAACCCAACAAAAGGGAGTTACGAGCAGCAGACGATCAAAAAACTGGAACGGATTATTCTGCCCATCCTCGGTATCTCGATTATCATCATGTTCATCCTGGGATTCAACTTCGGCGTTATCTTTCTCGTTATAGCCATTTTGCTTGCTCCTCTGGGAATATTCGGCTTCATCGATGATAGCAACATCATCCACAGGGATGAGGATTTTACAACCTTCATCCGAAGTCTTGGAACGATCATGGGCGGCAAGGGTCTGACCGTCACAACGGCAATGGGCGAAATCGACAGAAAATCACTGCCTGTTTTGTCTGAATTTATCGATGCAGCATATTCCAAGCTCAATCTGGGACTTGATGATGATATGGTCTGGGTCCGCTTCATTAATGACAGCGGAAGCAACCTCATCTACAAATACCTGAATATTTTCAGGGATTCGGTGAAACTGGGAGGAAATCCTGCAGAAATTGCCAAAGTGGTGAGCTCATCGATGCTGGAACAGACACTTCTCCGGGAGAAAAGAGAGATGCTCGCAACAGGATTCATCGTACTCCTGATCCCGATGCATGTCGCCATGATTGCAATTTTCGTATTCCTGTTCCAGATTCTCATCTCCATGTCGCATGCCGTAACCTCGGTGATGGAGAGCTTCTCCGCCAGTTCGGGAGCACTGAGCGATTCATCGGCAAATGTCGGATCATCGATGTCCGGAATGATGAATATCTTCGTGAATTTTCCCGAGGAAAAGATGGGATTCTATATAACGATGGTGATTATAATAATTACCATAGCAAACATAATCGCAGGAAAAATCGTAAAGGGCGGAGATAATTACATGTATTACGCATTCGGGAGTCTTCTCTTTGCTCTTTCGGGCATTGTGTATATTGTCACTCCGTTTGTCGTCGACATGTTCTTTACCATTCCAACGATATGA
- a CDS encoding type II/IV secretion system ATPase subunit, with protein MGALSASINLPFVPEDYDENEDYFSNEGLEANALYRMLPANAKEYVKHAPHLLEYLQIFPVNTFGIPLFFSELKRDLKGLESPNLIYPVSDMTFIHIFPDENDVRNFYIPIEPSFLHSVNEILPHVEKKLVDFIDSFEDDPVTDKERTEVLKRVLREITYIRGFDEDIEYLTSTASETKGLKDRLINFLNTDFSEKKDLKKSGLSDIPTTPDGKIIVTQQEYQSIEYLLIRDKINMGILEPFLNDEYIEDITCDGVGPIFIEHKTFKGLKSAVEFRTSDEIDEFVIKMAERIKRPLTYRDPIVDATLPDGSRINIVYGTEISKHGSNFTIRKFSEEPASILNLIEWKTTDYMVAAYLWICLEFGMSLFVSGETASGKTTSLNAITGFLPPENKIVTIEDTPELTVPHKNWTRQVSKGKGSGEGDGGAVTMFDLLRAALRQRPNQILVGEIRGSEGAVAFGAMQTGHPVMSTFHAASVEKLIQRLCSDPINIPMTHVDNLNIVIIQSAVRRPNGDMVRRMLSINELVGYDPDTGGFSFVAMFVWNPITDEFDFTGRGSSFLLENKIATLLGIPENKRSDIYLEVDKRARILERLHKAGYTRFWDLYDMMTKIKKQGLLKIEI; from the coding sequence ATGGGAGCGCTGAGTGCATCGATAAACCTTCCCTTCGTCCCTGAGGACTATGATGAAAACGAGGATTACTTCTCGAACGAAGGTCTCGAAGCAAATGCACTCTACAGAATGCTCCCGGCAAATGCCAAGGAGTATGTCAAACATGCCCCTCACCTCCTTGAGTACCTCCAGATATTCCCCGTCAATACCTTTGGGATCCCCCTCTTCTTCTCGGAACTGAAACGGGATCTGAAAGGACTGGAAAGCCCCAATCTCATCTACCCCGTCAGCGACATGACCTTCATTCACATCTTTCCCGATGAGAATGATGTCCGCAATTTCTACATCCCTATCGAACCATCATTTCTCCATAGCGTAAACGAGATTCTTCCCCATGTCGAGAAAAAACTGGTCGATTTCATCGATAGTTTTGAAGATGACCCTGTCACCGACAAGGAACGCACGGAAGTCCTCAAACGGGTATTGCGGGAGATCACCTACATCAGGGGATTTGATGAGGACATTGAGTACCTGACTTCCACCGCCTCCGAGACAAAAGGACTGAAAGACCGACTCATCAACTTCCTGAATACCGATTTTTCAGAGAAAAAAGACCTGAAAAAATCAGGGCTTTCGGATATCCCCACCACTCCGGACGGAAAGATCATTGTCACCCAGCAGGAATACCAGTCCATCGAGTATCTTCTCATACGGGATAAAATCAATATGGGTATCCTCGAACCGTTTCTCAACGACGAATATATCGAAGATATCACCTGCGATGGCGTGGGCCCGATCTTCATCGAGCACAAGACGTTCAAGGGTTTGAAATCAGCCGTTGAATTTCGGACCTCTGATGAAATCGATGAATTTGTCATAAAAATGGCCGAACGGATCAAACGCCCGCTCACCTATCGCGACCCGATCGTCGATGCCACGCTGCCGGACGGCTCACGTATCAATATCGTCTACGGAACCGAGATCAGCAAACACGGCAGTAACTTCACCATCCGTAAATTCTCCGAGGAACCGGCAAGCATTCTCAACCTCATCGAATGGAAGACGACGGATTACATGGTCGCCGCTTATCTCTGGATCTGCCTTGAGTTCGGCATGTCACTCTTCGTGAGCGGAGAAACGGCATCGGGAAAAACAACCAGCCTGAACGCAATCACCGGTTTTCTCCCCCCGGAAAACAAGATTGTCACCATCGAGGACACACCCGAACTTACTGTCCCCCACAAGAACTGGACGCGGCAGGTATCCAAGGGGAAGGGAAGCGGAGAAGGTGACGGAGGAGCAGTCACCATGTTCGATCTGCTACGGGCGGCACTCCGTCAGCGCCCGAATCAGATACTCGTCGGTGAAATCCGTGGATCGGAGGGCGCGGTCGCCTTCGGTGCGATGCAGACCGGACACCCCGTCATGAGTACCTTCCACGCTGCATCCGTAGAAAAACTGATCCAGCGTCTCTGCAGTGATCCCATCAACATCCCCATGACCCACGTCGACAACCTGAATATCGTCATCATCCAGAGTGCGGTACGACGGCCAAACGGGGACATGGTCCGCCGAATGCTCTCGATAAATGAACTGGTCGGGTATGATCCCGATACCGGTGGATTCTCCTTCGTTGCGATGTTTGTGTGGAATCCAATCACGGATGAATTCGACTTTACCGGACGTGGCTCAAGTTTCCTCCTCGAAAACAAGATCGCAACGCTCCTCGGCATCCCGGAGAACAAACGCTCGGATATCTATCTCGAGGTGGATAAACGGGCAAGGATACTTGAACGGCTGCATAAGGCCGGATATACAAGATTCTGGGACCTCTACGACATGATGACGAAGATCAAAAAGCAGGGACTCCTGAAAATCGAGATCTGA
- a CDS encoding ATPase domain-containing protein translates to MGGDLLGDLLGGSDKNILSTGNPEIDKKLADGLPLESLTLIEGENDTGKSVITQQIIWGAMKGGLDVDLYTSENTSKSFLSQMESMSLDISDYFAWGYLRIFPMHTIGFEWGEAEMQGILQRIINHIKNSKAQVVIIDSLTLLTETTTQSDLLAFLTNCKNIVDSGKTILITLHTYAFEEDTLVRIRSICDAHLMMKRALVGQKYVMIMEVVKVRGARKTTGNIVSFEVHPGYGMKIIPISMARV, encoded by the coding sequence ATGGGAGGAGATTTACTTGGGGACCTGTTGGGTGGCAGCGATAAGAATATCCTGTCGACCGGAAATCCCGAGATTGATAAAAAACTGGCAGACGGCCTCCCCCTCGAATCCCTGACTCTCATTGAAGGAGAGAATGATACCGGAAAGAGTGTCATCACCCAGCAGATCATCTGGGGCGCCATGAAAGGCGGACTCGATGTTGATCTCTATACCTCGGAAAACACCTCCAAAAGCTTTCTGTCACAGATGGAATCGATGAGCCTCGACATCTCGGATTATTTTGCCTGGGGATACCTTCGCATCTTTCCAATGCATACCATCGGATTTGAATGGGGTGAGGCGGAGATGCAGGGCATTCTTCAGAGAATTATCAATCATATAAAAAATTCAAAGGCGCAGGTCGTTATCATCGACTCCCTGACCCTCCTGACCGAGACGACAACACAATCCGATCTTTTGGCGTTTCTGACAAACTGCAAAAATATTGTGGATTCAGGAAAGACGATTCTTATCACCCTGCACACTTACGCCTTTGAGGAGGACACACTCGTTCGTATCCGTTCCATCTGTGATGCCCATCTGATGATGAAACGGGCGCTGGTCGGGCAAAAATATGTGATGATCATGGAGGTCGTCAAGGTGCGTGGCGCCCGAAAAACCACGGGTAATATCGTGTCGTTTGAGGTTCACCCGGGCTATGGCATGAAGATCATCCCCATTTCAATGGCACGGGTGTAG
- a CDS encoding flagellin, with translation MSSETFATAIFLITAVVAAAILVNAFFPVIYSATSTFTQSSQSADERLRTDIKIINAFSPTDGGATKIWIKNVGSNRIADTDIDTSDIYFGQPGDFDILLYTSGAPSAGEWTYSIREDTSNGYWDTGETLQLEMKPLATSPLPPSGGVVYFQYVLPTGIAVSTTYSAI, from the coding sequence ATGTCAAGTGAAACATTTGCCACCGCCATTTTTCTTATTACTGCCGTTGTAGCGGCCGCCATTCTGGTCAATGCTTTTTTTCCTGTCATATATTCAGCAACATCGACATTCACCCAGTCATCCCAGAGTGCCGATGAACGGTTACGCACGGATATCAAGATCATCAACGCCTTCTCGCCGACGGACGGAGGTGCGACGAAGATCTGGATCAAAAACGTGGGATCGAACAGAATAGCAGATACGGACATCGACACCTCGGATATCTACTTCGGCCAGCCGGGAGATTTCGACATTCTTCTCTACACTTCAGGAGCGCCCTCGGCCGGAGAATGGACATACAGTATCAGGGAAGATACGTCGAACGGGTACTGGGATACGGGGGAGACATTGCAGCTGGAGATGAAACCTCTCGCCACCTCACCTCTTCCCCCGTCCGGCGGGGTTGTCTATTTCCAGTATGTTCTTCCGACAGGAATCGCGGTTTCGACAACTTATTCCGCAATATGA
- a CDS encoding flagellin gives MQKIMNREEGFTGLEAAIVLIAFVVVAAVFSYVVLGAGFFTTQKSQEVVYTSVDMASSSMEILGDVYGLGTNNTVTTIRFTVGLSAGGTAVDFDTTQMVFATSSVVEILPADDPLYDTNGTSAGHWCIVDGASANDVLLEGDDKFTIVAMPSTALGVNTKFNLEVRPSVGSPLGLKRTTPPKIDAVNLLY, from the coding sequence ATGCAGAAAATTATGAACCGTGAAGAGGGTTTCACCGGTCTTGAGGCTGCAATCGTGCTCATTGCATTTGTGGTCGTCGCCGCTGTGTTCTCATACGTGGTCCTGGGCGCCGGTTTCTTCACAACCCAGAAGTCTCAGGAAGTTGTGTATACGAGTGTAGATATGGCATCGTCGTCGATGGAGATCCTCGGTGATGTGTACGGTCTTGGAACGAACAACACCGTCACCACCATCCGCTTTACCGTCGGTCTGAGTGCAGGCGGCACCGCTGTTGACTTTGACACCACCCAGATGGTATTTGCAACATCGAGTGTCGTGGAGATCCTCCCCGCTGATGACCCCCTGTATGACACAAATGGCACATCTGCCGGACACTGGTGTATCGTTGATGGTGCATCAGCAAACGATGTTCTCCTTGAGGGAGACGACAAGTTCACCATCGTTGCCATGCCCAGCACCGCACTCGGTGTCAACACGAAGTTCAACCTTGAGGTGCGCCCCTCCGTTGGTTCACCGCTCGGCCTGAAGAGGACCACCCCGCCGAAGATCGACGCGGTCAACCTCCTCTACTAA
- the speB gene encoding agmatinase, giving the protein MQYLSHNFFADADAPYESAEYVIFGVPYDGTTTYLAGTREGPDAIRRVTRTFETYIPDFDIDLTDIPFTDLGNIEPESHPDMVVAQVEDVARDLLADGKIPILLGGEHSVTVGVIRALRPDCYIVCDAHLDLREEYGGSPYNHACVTRRVAELGVQDIFIIGARSGTREEYEYARTLHLYTAEDVRERGIYDIIEEILPAIAGKRTYLSIDADAIDCCLTPGHGTPEPFGLTPFDIRDVIRTIGPESCGFDYVEVCPIDAGQTAAVAGKLVREFIACHWKEKNVR; this is encoded by the coding sequence ATGCAATATCTATCACACAATTTTTTTGCGGATGCTGATGCACCGTACGAATCCGCAGAGTATGTAATTTTTGGTGTCCCTTACGACGGAACAACGACCTATCTCGCAGGCACACGTGAAGGGCCGGATGCAATCCGCCGGGTAACACGGACATTCGAAACCTATATTCCGGATTTTGATATCGATCTGACCGACATCCCATTTACCGATCTCGGAAATATCGAACCGGAGTCACACCCCGACATGGTTGTCGCACAGGTAGAGGACGTTGCCCGGGACCTGCTGGCAGACGGAAAAATTCCCATCCTCCTCGGCGGGGAGCACAGCGTCACGGTTGGTGTTATCCGTGCCCTGCGACCCGACTGCTATATCGTATGCGATGCTCATCTCGACCTCCGGGAAGAATACGGGGGATCGCCATATAATCATGCCTGCGTAACCCGAAGAGTCGCTGAACTTGGGGTACAGGACATATTCATCATCGGGGCAAGAAGCGGCACCCGGGAAGAATACGAGTATGCCCGCACCCTTCATCTGTATACCGCCGAGGATGTCCGGGAGAGGGGAATATATGACATCATTGAGGAGATACTCCCGGCAATTGCCGGAAAACGAACCTATCTCTCAATCGATGCAGATGCCATTGATTGCTGTCTTACTCCGGGACACGGGACCCCGGAACCGTTTGGTCTGACCCCTTTTGACATCAGGGACGTGATCCGAACCATAGGTCCTGAATCATGTGGCTTTGATTATGTGGAAGTCTGTCCCATCGATGCGGGTCAGACCGCTGCGGTGGCGGGCAAACTGGTCAGGGAATTTATTGCCTGTCACTGGAAAGAAAAGAACGTTCGTTAG
- a CDS encoding translation initiation factor IF-5A has protein sequence MSKQQTEIGKLKEGKYVVVDDEPCKILSISTSKPGKHGAAKSRIDVVGIFDGVKRSIVQPVSAKTYVPIVERKNAQVISIAGNTVQFMDIKDYEMFELEVTDQQLSQLEAGKEIPYIESLNKKKLDL, from the coding sequence ATGAGTAAACAGCAGACGGAAATTGGGAAACTGAAAGAGGGCAAATATGTTGTTGTTGATGATGAGCCATGCAAAATTCTCTCCATCTCAACATCAAAACCCGGCAAACACGGAGCAGCAAAATCCAGAATTGATGTTGTCGGTATCTTCGACGGCGTCAAGCGCTCGATCGTTCAGCCGGTAAGCGCCAAGACGTATGTCCCCATTGTGGAGCGTAAAAATGCCCAGGTCATCTCGATTGCAGGGAACACCGTCCAGTTTATGGACATTAAGGACTACGAAATGTTTGAGCTTGAAGTGACGGACCAGCAGCTTTCCCAGCTTGAGGCAGGGAAGGAAATTCCGTACATCGAATCCCTCAACAAAAAGAAACTCGACCTCTGA
- a CDS encoding bifunctional fructose-bisphosphatase/inositol-phosphate phosphatase yields MQFLVSCAEMADMVEEAISGLSGNSRASAFVAMGADGTPTKYIDKVAEDVIFEYLRENEICANVISEEAGRCEMPSGEGTVIVDPIDGTSNAIRGIPYYALSIAREVDGHLEEAFIRDLAHHETFTAIYGKGAWLDGSSIRVSETRNLEEATVSLYGRRYHPESLMGLGKKIRRWRLMGASALELAYVGAGRIDAFVDLRGSLRITDAAAGILICQESGGMVSAPDSGEIRYSGDVREGARLVASNGHLHPGIMDVLEVYHEN; encoded by the coding sequence ATGCAATTTTTGGTCTCCTGCGCTGAGATGGCAGATATGGTGGAGGAAGCGATCAGCGGTCTTTCAGGGAATTCCCGTGCATCGGCGTTCGTTGCAATGGGTGCGGACGGAACACCGACCAAATATATTGACAAGGTCGCAGAGGATGTTATTTTTGAATATCTCAGAGAGAATGAGATATGTGCGAACGTCATCAGTGAGGAGGCCGGACGATGTGAAATGCCGTCGGGTGAGGGAACGGTTATCGTTGATCCCATTGATGGCACGTCCAATGCCATCCGCGGAATTCCGTATTATGCTCTCTCGATAGCGCGGGAAGTTGATGGTCATCTTGAGGAAGCATTTATTCGTGATCTCGCGCACCACGAGACCTTCACCGCCATTTACGGGAAGGGGGCCTGGCTCGACGGGAGTAGTATCCGGGTATCGGAAACCAGAAACCTTGAAGAGGCGACGGTTTCCTTGTATGGAAGACGATATCATCCCGAGTCACTGATGGGATTGGGGAAAAAAATCCGGAGGTGGAGACTGATGGGTGCCTCGGCTCTTGAACTTGCGTATGTTGGTGCGGGAAGGATTGATGCATTCGTGGATCTCAGGGGAAGCCTGAGAATTACTGATGCTGCAGCAGGTATCCTGATCTGTCAGGAGAGCGGAGGAATGGTTAGCGCTCCGGACAGTGGAGAAATCAGGTATTCGGGAGATGTAAGGGAAGGTGCCCGGCTTGTCGCATCAAATGGACATCTTCACCCCGGCATTATGGATGTACTGGAGGTATACCATGAAAATTAA
- a CDS encoding NAD(+)/NADH kinase, whose translation MKINCIPRPDEPDAIRYAFDLASVLRGDGHDVGVDYAGDAGIPGGSEEGGAGIPDMAVVIGGDGSVLHAVRHLSPQVPLIGVNFGRVGFLTDLEAQEAPAYLRRIAREGFSVERRMRIRLSIDGNYMGDALNEAVIVTERPAKMLMFTVLVDGIAAETFRSDGIILATPTGSTAYAMSAGGPIVDPRIRGYLLVPLAPYMLSSRPHLISADRSLEIGFESDKPASLVLDGQPAGELENGAVVRVEESPEPAIFVDGGKNFFIKVDRKLRRL comes from the coding sequence ATGAAAATTAACTGTATCCCCCGTCCCGACGAACCGGACGCCATCAGGTATGCCTTTGATCTGGCCAGTGTGCTTCGGGGGGACGGACATGATGTCGGGGTTGACTATGCAGGAGATGCGGGCATACCGGGAGGCTCGGAGGAAGGGGGGGCCGGTATCCCGGATATGGCCGTCGTCATAGGGGGGGACGGGTCGGTTCTGCATGCCGTACGTCATCTCTCCCCGCAGGTTCCGCTCATCGGCGTCAATTTCGGGAGGGTGGGGTTTCTGACGGATCTCGAAGCCCAGGAGGCTCCTGCCTACCTGCGCCGGATTGCACGGGAGGGATTTTCCGTTGAAAGAAGGATGCGCATCCGTCTTTCAATTGACGGCAACTATATGGGCGATGCCCTGAATGAGGCGGTCATTGTCACCGAACGTCCTGCGAAGATGCTGATGTTTACCGTATTGGTTGACGGTATCGCAGCAGAAACCTTCCGTTCAGACGGAATCATTCTTGCAACGCCGACAGGCTCGACCGCCTATGCGATGAGTGCGGGAGGCCCGATCGTGGATCCGAGAATCAGGGGGTATCTCCTCGTACCCCTTGCCCCGTATATGCTTTCATCCAGACCTCATCTCATCTCGGCGGATCGCTCCCTCGAAATCGGATTTGAGAGCGACAAACCGGCAAGCCTGGTCCTTGATGGGCAGCCGGCCGGAGAACTGGAGAACGGGGCGGTGGTCAGGGTGGAGGAATCTCCCGAACCGGCGATATTCGTCGACGGAGGAAAGAATTTCTTCATAAAGGTGGACCGGAAACTGCGCCGCCTTTAG
- a CDS encoding DUF169 domain-containing protein translates to MIDEMKTDIDYAAVAEMFKDIGISGSPVAIKFAKNEEGIPVGVPETDEAARHCQMVTLAKNEGRIMYARADKHQCMGGAWALGLKELTTTLKSGEFYFKLGKFNSWAACMRTIDSVPHVHPPATEEVSTYATVYAPLEKTPFDPHVVVILAQPFVMLKIAQAILYKTGGRVESNMAGIQSVCADACAYPYMTGKVNYSLGCDGSRKFSGIDDELMVMGIPGELIKDVADALPIVTGAAGSKK, encoded by the coding sequence ATGATTGACGAGATGAAAACAGATATTGATTATGCCGCTGTTGCGGAAATGTTCAAGGATATCGGTATATCCGGTTCACCGGTTGCAATAAAATTTGCCAAGAATGAAGAGGGGATCCCGGTTGGTGTACCGGAGACCGATGAAGCGGCCCGCCACTGTCAGATGGTAACCCTCGCAAAGAATGAAGGTCGTATCATGTATGCCCGTGCCGATAAACACCAGTGCATGGGAGGGGCATGGGCTCTCGGTCTGAAAGAACTGACGACAACTCTGAAATCCGGAGAATTTTATTTCAAACTTGGAAAGTTCAATTCATGGGCCGCGTGCATGCGCACCATCGATTCTGTTCCGCATGTACACCCTCCGGCGACCGAAGAAGTGAGTACCTATGCGACCGTCTATGCACCGCTTGAGAAGACGCCCTTCGATCCTCATGTCGTTGTCATTCTGGCACAGCCATTTGTCATGCTCAAGATTGCCCAGGCAATTCTCTATAAAACCGGCGGCCGTGTGGAGAGCAACATGGCCGGAATTCAGTCGGTCTGTGCCGATGCATGTGCCTATCCGTACATGACCGGCAAAGTGAACTATTCCCTTGGGTGTGACGGCTCGCGGAAATTCTCCGGTATTGACGATGAACTGATGGTCATGGGAATCCCCGGCGAACTCATCAAGGATGTGGCCGACGCCCTCCCGATCGTCACCGGTGCTGCAGGGTCCAAAAAATAA
- a CDS encoding hydrogenase maturation protease — translation MNEMKRTLVIGCGNPLMGNDAVGLRVIEALEGQRPDIATSEGGVGGLGLIPMMENHERIIIVDAMSGYAANKGEIKVFNTPPDNETFPLSLSDIGVLDTVGIAKEMGISTEIIIIGIEGGHIDHFSDIMDPDVENAVPKAVKKIEDLIDNQTS, via the coding sequence ATGAACGAAATGAAACGGACACTGGTCATCGGATGCGGGAACCCTCTTATGGGCAATGACGCTGTTGGACTTCGGGTTATTGAGGCACTTGAAGGGCAACGCCCCGATATCGCCACCAGCGAGGGCGGTGTCGGGGGGTTGGGCCTGATTCCAATGATGGAAAATCATGAAAGGATTATCATCGTCGACGCGATGTCCGGATACGCTGCAAATAAAGGGGAGATCAAAGTATTTAACACCCCGCCGGATAACGAGACGTTTCCTCTTTCCCTTTCAGATATAGGAGTCCTCGATACCGTTGGAATAGCAAAGGAAATGGGAATATCGACCGAAATAATAATAATTGGCATCGAGGGGGGCCACATAGACCATTTTTCCGACATTATGGACCCTGATGTTGAAAATGCGGTTCCGAAAGCGGTTAAAAAAATTGAGGACCTGATTGATAATCAGACATCCTGA